CGAGGACGAGCGCTTCGCCGAGCACAACGGCCTGGACGTGCAGGGCACGGCTCGGGCGCTGGTGCGCAACGTCGCCTCCGGCGGCGTCCAGGAGGGCGGCTCCACCATCACCCAGCAGCTGGTCAAGCAGACGCTGCTGCAGAGCGCCACCACCGCCGAGGAGCGGCGGGCGGCCACCGAGCAGACGGTGGGCCGCAAGCTGCGCGAGGCCCGGCTGGCCCTGGCGCTGGAGGAGACGTACTCCAAGGAGGAGATCCTCACCCGGTACCTCAACACCGTGTACTTCGGCGAGGGCGCCTACGGCGTCCAGGCCGCGGCGCAGGCCTACTTCGGCGTGGACGCCGCCGACCTCGACCTGCCGCAGGCGGCCATGCTCGCCGGGCTGGTGCAGACGCCGGCCGCGGACAACCCGCTGGCCGACCCCGAGCGGGCGCGCGAGCGGCGCAACGTGGTGCTGGCGCGGATGCACGCCCAGGGCCTGGTCACCGACGCCCAGCTGGCCGAGGTCGCGGCGACGCCGGTGCAGACCGCCCCGGCGCCGGCCCCGCCCAACGGCTGTGCCGGCGCGGTGCTCGGCGGGTTCTTCTGCGACTTCCTGCAGCGCCACCTGATCGGCACCCTCGGGGTCACCCAGGAGCAGCTGGAGACCGGTGGGCTCACCATCCGCACCACGCTGCGGGCGGACCTGCAGCGCTCCGCGGACGCCGCCGTGCTGGCCACCCAGCCGATGGGCGACCCGGTGGCCGCCGTGTTCACCGCGGTCGAGCCGGGCACCGGCGCGGTGCTGGCGATGAGCGCCAACCGGGTCTTCGGCCACGACGTCGACGACCCGGCGCAGGAGTCGGTCAACCTCAACGTGGTCGCCAGCAAGGGGTCGGGCTCCACCTACAAGGTGTTCGTGGCCACCGCGGCCCTCGAGCGCGGCCTCCCGCCGACGCACACGATCACCGCGCCGGAGCCCTACACCTCGCGGGTGTACCGCAACGGCTCCGAGCCCTACACCGTGGGCAACGTCGGGGAGTCGATCCCGGCCCGGCTGAGCATGCACGAGGCGCTGGTCCGCTCCTCCAACACCTACTTCGTCGCCCTGGAGGACGAGCTGGGCAGCGTGGAGGGCCCGGTGCGGGTGGCCCAGCGGCTGGGTCTGACCTCCCTGGACCCGGTCGCCGACCAGGTGGTGGCGGAGAACCGCGGCTCGTTCACCCTCGGCCCGGAGGCGACCAGCCCGCTGGCGCTGGCCAGCGCCTACTCCACGCTGGCCGCAGGCGGCACCCGGTGCACGCCGGTCCCGGTCGTGGAGGTCCTCGACCGGGACGGGCGGCCGCTGACCCGCGCGGACGGCAGCCCGCTGGGCACCGGCGCCTCCTGCACCCCGGAGGTGGTCTCGCCGCAGATCGCCAGCACGGTCAACCAGATGCTGGTCGGCGGCTCCACGCTGCCCTACGGCACCGGTCGGCGGGCGGCTGTCCCCGGGCACCAGGTCGCCACCAAGACCGGCACCGCCCAGGACCGCGCGTCGGTCTCCTTCGTCGGCTCCACCCCCCGCTACACCGCCAGCGTCATGCTGTTCGCCCCACAGGCCAACGTGGACGTCGGCGGGTACGGCGGCAGCCGCGGCGGGCAGATCTGGCACGACGCCTTCCTGCCGGTGCTGTCCGCGGAGGAGGCGGTCCCGTTCCCGCCGGCGGGCATCCCGCTCCCGCCGCTACCGGGCGCGCGGTGACGCCGGGCCGGCCATGAGCTCCGCGGCGCGCTCACCGATGGCCACCGCGGTCGCCGCCGGGCCGCGCGAGGTCACCGTGGGCATCACCGAGGTGTCCACGACCCGCAGCCCCTCGACGCCGCGCACCCGCAGGTGCTGGTCGACGACCGCGCCGGGGTCGCCGTCCGGGCCCATCCGGGCCGTCCCGGCCAGGTGGACGGCGGTGGCGATGGAGCGCCGGACCCAGCGGTCCAGCTCGCGGTCGTCGCACAGCACGTCGTCGGGCAGGCCGGTCCGGCCGGCGACCAGCGGCGCCAGCGCCCGCGTCCGCAGCAGCTCGGCGGCCAGCCGCACCCCCTGGCGCATCCGCCGGCGGTCGGCGTCCGCGGTCAGGTAGCGGTACTCCAGCCGCGGCTGCACGCGCGGATCGGTGCTGGTGAGGGTGAGCCGCCCGCGGCTGTCCTCCCGCTGCAGCCCCACGCCGAGGAACAGGTCGTCGCGGCGGCGGGCGGTGTCCAGCAGCCGGTGCGGCGACGTCCCGCGCAGCGCGCGCAGCGTGGCCCCCGGCCGGCGCAGCGCCCGGGCCACCGCCGTCGACGTGCGGGGCGCCACCACCCGGCTGAACGGCTTGAGCCAGGGCAGCACCTCGAGGTCGTCGGCGGTGTTCAGGACGCCGGACAGCGGGTGCAGGTCCCGCGGCATCGGCAGCCGCCGGGCCGGGCGCCAGGTGACGTAGACGTCGGGGTGGTCGGTGCACTCCGCGCCCACCCCCGGGACGTCGGCCACCACGTCGACGCCGAGGGCGCGCAGGTCGTCGGCCGGGCCGATGCCGGACAGCAGCAGCAGCTGCGGCGACCCCACCGCGCCGGCGGCGAGCACCACCTCGTCGGCGCGCACGACGCCCTCGTCGGTCTGCACGCCGACCGCCCGGCCGCCCTCCACCACGACCCGGCGCACGGTCACCCCGCCGCGCACGGTCAGCCCGGGGTGCCCGCGGCGCGGCGCCAGGTAGGCCATCGCGGTGTTGACCCGCACCCCGCCGGCCACGTTGAGCGGGACCGGACCCCAGCCGGGCGGCCCGTCGGCGTTCTTGTCCGGCTCGGCGGGGAACCCGAGCTCGGCGGCGGCCGCCCCCAGCGCGTCGGCGAGCGGGTGCCCGGGACGCGGGCGCTGCACCGGCACCGGGCCGCCGGTGCCGTGGCCGGGCCGGTCGCCGTGGTCCCGGTCGTCCTCCAGCCGGACGAAGGAGGGCAGCAGCGCGTCGTGGGACCACAGGTCGTTGCCCGCCGCGGCCCAGCCGTCGAGGTCCGCGCGGGTGCCGCGGATGAAGTAGCCGCCGTTGAGCGCGCTGGACCCGCCGGCCACCCGCCCGCGCGGGACCGGGGAGGTGACCTCGTCGGTGAGCACGCCGGTGAGGTCCCAGTTGGCCGGGTGGCCGGGGACGGCCGCGGCCATGCGCGCGGCGTCGCGCAGGTCGGGCGGGAACTCGGCGTGGTCGGCCCCGGCCTCGAGCACCAGCACCCGCCGTCCGGCGTCGGCCAGCCGGGCGGCCAGCGGGGCGCCCGAGGTGCCGGCGCCCACCACGACGACGTCCCACCCGGTCACAGCCCGAGCACCGCCGGCAGGTCCAGCCGGCGCACCTTGCCGGTCGGGGTGCGCGGCAGCTCGGGCACCGGGTGCAGGCTCTTGGGCCGCTTGGCCGGGGTGAGCCGCTCCCGTGCCCACCCGGCCAGCTCGACCGGGTTCGCGTCACCGACGTAGGCGGCGACCACCCGCTGGCCCCACACCTCGTCCGGGACGCCGACGACCGCGCTCTCCACGACCGCCGGGTGCGCGTCGAGCACCGCCTCCACCTCGGCCGGGTACACGTTCACCCCGCCGGAGACGACCAGGTCCTCGCGGCGGCCGTCCAGCCAGACCGTGCCGTCGTCGTCCACCCGGCCCAGGTCCCCGACGGTGACCAGGTCGCCGCGCCACGCGGCCGCGGTCTTCTCCGGC
This window of the Geodermatophilus sp. DSM 44513 genome carries:
- a CDS encoding transglycosylase domain-containing protein encodes the protein MARSRSGSPHPRRRALVGLVLVLPATGALLAALLSPWVIGPGLAASSSASLLAPLPVELTDATPPGNTVVLAADGTVVTHFYRENRTPVTADRIADVMEQALVAIEDERFAEHNGLDVQGTARALVRNVASGGVQEGGSTITQQLVKQTLLQSATTAEERRAATEQTVGRKLREARLALALEETYSKEEILTRYLNTVYFGEGAYGVQAAAQAYFGVDAADLDLPQAAMLAGLVQTPAADNPLADPERARERRNVVLARMHAQGLVTDAQLAEVAATPVQTAPAPAPPNGCAGAVLGGFFCDFLQRHLIGTLGVTQEQLETGGLTIRTTLRADLQRSADAAVLATQPMGDPVAAVFTAVEPGTGAVLAMSANRVFGHDVDDPAQESVNLNVVASKGSGSTYKVFVATAALERGLPPTHTITAPEPYTSRVYRNGSEPYTVGNVGESIPARLSMHEALVRSSNTYFVALEDELGSVEGPVRVAQRLGLTSLDPVADQVVAENRGSFTLGPEATSPLALASAYSTLAAGGTRCTPVPVVEVLDRDGRPLTRADGSPLGTGASCTPEVVSPQIASTVNQMLVGGSTLPYGTGRRAAVPGHQVATKTGTAQDRASVSFVGSTPRYTASVMLFAPQANVDVGGYGGSRGGQIWHDAFLPVLSAEEAVPFPPAGIPLPPLPGAR
- the mftG gene encoding mycofactocin system GMC family oxidoreductase MftG translates to MTGWDVVVVGAGTSGAPLAARLADAGRRVLVLEAGADHAEFPPDLRDAARMAAAVPGHPANWDLTGVLTDEVTSPVPRGRVAGGSSALNGGYFIRGTRADLDGWAAAGNDLWSHDALLPSFVRLEDDRDHGDRPGHGTGGPVPVQRPRPGHPLADALGAAAAELGFPAEPDKNADGPPGWGPVPLNVAGGVRVNTAMAYLAPRRGHPGLTVRGGVTVRRVVVEGGRAVGVQTDEGVVRADEVVLAAGAVGSPQLLLLSGIGPADDLRALGVDVVADVPGVGAECTDHPDVYVTWRPARRLPMPRDLHPLSGVLNTADDLEVLPWLKPFSRVVAPRTSTAVARALRRPGATLRALRGTSPHRLLDTARRRDDLFLGVGLQREDSRGRLTLTSTDPRVQPRLEYRYLTADADRRRMRQGVRLAAELLRTRALAPLVAGRTGLPDDVLCDDRELDRWVRRSIATAVHLAGTARMGPDGDPGAVVDQHLRVRGVEGLRVVDTSVMPTVTSRGPAATAVAIGERAAELMAGPASPRAR